A single genomic interval of Rhizobium leguminosarum bv. trifolii WSM1325 harbors:
- a CDS encoding hypothetical protein (KEGG: hypothetical protein), with the protein MEKAPDALAEKTLASGNARSGQDSGAARRAAFCANVFDVIVRLYGEPGIASWCLEAQTRHAVDVPSLLFFALADSDGHGTDDGEMQRLLERAGEWRSHFVLPLRHLRLTLRQGRRNTAEIEFYEKIKAAELEAERLQVRRLADDFLPLEGPGGLAARYLETISMPEPEAAELVERLRDATKAVCHGFPIMRTEDLKTS; encoded by the coding sequence ATGGAAAAAGCCCCTGATGCATTGGCAGAAAAAACGCTGGCAAGCGGCAACGCGCGCTCAGGACAGGATAGCGGAGCTGCGAGGCGCGCTGCTTTCTGTGCCAATGTCTTCGATGTCATTGTCCGGCTCTACGGCGAGCCCGGCATCGCGTCCTGGTGCCTCGAAGCCCAGACACGTCATGCGGTGGACGTGCCGTCACTGCTGTTCTTCGCTCTCGCGGATAGTGACGGACACGGCACGGATGACGGCGAGATGCAGCGGCTTCTGGAACGTGCCGGCGAATGGCGCTCGCATTTCGTCCTGCCGTTGCGACATCTTCGGCTAACCCTGCGTCAAGGCCGCAGGAACACGGCAGAGATTGAATTTTACGAGAAGATCAAGGCAGCCGAGCTGGAGGCGGAACGGTTGCAGGTCCGGCGTCTGGCCGACGACTTTCTCCCGCTCGAAGGGCCGGGCGGGCTGGCAGCCCGTTATCTCGAAACGATTTCCATGCCGGAACCCGAAGCAGCGGAATTGGTCGAGCGGCTTCGGGACGCCACCAAAGCCGTGTGCCACGGCTTCCCCATCATGCGCACCGAGGATCTGAAGACATCATGA
- a CDS encoding hypothetical protein (KEGG: allantoinase protein): MSDFDAVMTGTIATEEGVAENYVAVTGGITAAIETGCAPGARVRFRHLLSHTYRASRTSR; the protein is encoded by the coding sequence ATGAGCGATTTCGACGCCGTCATGACAGGAACCATCGCCACCGAAGAAGGCGTCGCGGAAAACTACGTCGCCGTGACTGGCGGCATTACCGCTGCGATCGAGACAGGCTGCGCTCCCGGCGCGCGTGTTCGATTTCGGCACTTACTTTCTCACACCTATCGAGCTTCAAGGACATCGAGATGA
- a CDS encoding TRAP dicarboxylate transporter, DctM subunit (TIGRFAM: TRAP dicarboxylate transporter, DctM subunit~PFAM: TRAP C4-dicarboxylate transport system permease DctM subunit~KEGG: C4-dicarboxylate transport system), with amino-acid sequence MTLLVLFGVFAITLYTGVPVAWSIAFSTLVVIYFGLVPLPPSWFAQQVYMGADSISLASIPLFLVAGGIMNEGGLTRRIIDLANDMVGWVRGGLGVVNVATCMIYGGITGSATADTGAVGAIMIPAMAERGYPRDFAAAVTAAAGTLGIILPPSVVMIMYGVITDTSIGGLFAAGIIPGLMLAVTFMLTAWWVGVKENFPKSETRPTVTSFSKHLLRALPALMMPIAVLSSMLSGLATTTEAAFVAVVWALLVGGVLYREITLAGLWKIGAETVRMTGAIMIIMAVSVPFSWILTVEQIPQWTAGLLHAWGAGPTITILLILALLTFVGTWADLGPSLIILAPIVHPIGVEAGLQPYQLGLIFTMALGIGLFTPPVGTNIFVVCNVAKVGVNAVTRRLIPFFITSNICLLLVAFIPETTEWLPRYFGF; translated from the coding sequence ATGACGCTTCTGGTTCTCTTCGGCGTCTTCGCCATTACGCTTTACACTGGTGTGCCGGTCGCATGGTCGATCGCGTTTTCCACCCTTGTCGTCATTTATTTCGGTCTGGTTCCGCTCCCACCCTCCTGGTTTGCGCAACAGGTCTATATGGGAGCCGATTCCATTTCATTGGCGTCCATCCCGCTGTTTCTCGTCGCCGGCGGCATCATGAATGAGGGTGGCCTGACACGCCGGATCATCGACCTTGCCAATGACATGGTCGGATGGGTGCGAGGAGGATTGGGTGTCGTCAATGTCGCGACCTGCATGATTTATGGAGGAATTACCGGATCGGCCACGGCCGACACGGGTGCTGTCGGCGCCATCATGATCCCGGCGATGGCCGAACGGGGCTATCCAAGAGACTTCGCTGCAGCAGTTACGGCCGCAGCCGGCACGCTCGGCATCATCCTGCCGCCAAGCGTTGTGATGATCATGTACGGGGTCATAACGGATACGTCGATTGGTGGACTATTTGCAGCAGGCATCATTCCGGGTCTTATGTTGGCGGTCACATTCATGCTCACGGCCTGGTGGGTTGGGGTGAAGGAGAACTTTCCAAAGTCGGAGACCCGTCCGACCGTAACAAGCTTCAGCAAGCACCTTTTGCGGGCACTTCCTGCGTTAATGATGCCTATTGCGGTTCTCAGTTCCATGCTGAGTGGGCTTGCTACAACGACGGAGGCTGCCTTCGTGGCAGTGGTCTGGGCTCTTCTGGTCGGAGGTGTCCTCTATCGCGAAATTACCTTAGCCGGCCTTTGGAAGATCGGGGCGGAGACGGTACGCATGACCGGCGCGATCATGATCATCATGGCTGTTTCCGTTCCGTTTTCCTGGATACTGACCGTCGAGCAGATTCCGCAATGGACCGCCGGGCTCCTTCATGCTTGGGGAGCCGGTCCGACCATCACGATCCTGCTCATCCTGGCGCTTTTGACCTTCGTCGGCACCTGGGCGGACCTTGGGCCTTCGCTGATCATCCTTGCACCGATCGTTCATCCGATCGGCGTCGAAGCAGGGCTTCAGCCATATCAACTTGGTCTGATCTTCACAATGGCGCTGGGTATTGGATTGTTCACGCCACCGGTGGGCACCAACATCTTCGTCGTCTGCAACGTCGCCAAGGTTGGAGTGAACGCTGTCACTCGCCGACTCATTCCGTTCTTCATCACCAGCAACATCTGCCTTTTGCTCGTCGCCTTCATTCCAGAGACGACGGAATGGCTTCCGCGTTACTTCGGGTTCTAG
- a CDS encoding C4-dicarboxylate transport system (KEGG: C4-dicarboxylate transport system) encodes MKRLASSAVFVMTIVGVLVVVALILSTGLGAVGRYLGLSGITWSFEMVGILFLWTTAIGAVLSEVAGENVSIDGNTSTSGRNRWFRIYHNLILLTVAAAFLWSGKAMLARTGFVPTPVMRAPSWIVQSIIVFMGATLAIIAIARIVSAFRERVR; translated from the coding sequence ATGAAACGCCTCGCTTCTTCAGCGGTCTTCGTGATGACGATCGTTGGTGTCCTCGTTGTCGTCGCCCTAATCCTTTCTACCGGGCTTGGTGCCGTAGGCCGGTATCTCGGTCTTTCCGGAATCACTTGGTCATTTGAAATGGTCGGCATCCTGTTCTTGTGGACGACCGCGATTGGTGCTGTTCTGTCGGAGGTCGCCGGCGAAAACGTTTCCATCGACGGCAACACGTCCACCAGTGGCCGGAACCGCTGGTTTCGCATCTATCACAATCTCATCCTGCTCACCGTTGCCGCCGCCTTTCTGTGGAGCGGCAAGGCCATGCTTGCGCGCACGGGATTTGTTCCGACCCCCGTTATGCGCGCGCCGAGTTGGATCGTTCAGAGCATCATCGTCTTCATGGGCGCCACTCTCGCCATCATCGCCATTGCGCGCATCGTTTCGGCATTCCGGGAGCGTGTCCGATGA
- a CDS encoding aminotransferase class-III (PFAM: aminotransferase class-III~KEGG: 4-aminobutyrate aminotransferase protein; K01845 glutamate-1-semialdehyde 2,1-aminomutase) produces the protein MTKHLVGGISSAGRALPPMDGKPFVARRSQGAYIWDDRQRQYIDTALGFGATVIGHANPLVVEAVTAALRNGPMPAFAHDGEEEAAGVLTAATQHLSRAIFTNTGSEAVHLACRLARAATGRSYIAKMAAGYDGWYDDVTLGQAGSADAAMLTNARPVHERTTLLRFNDFDDVDQLFAENSDIAAVILEPMLANAGCIPAAPGYLAHVEATARRHGALVILDEVLMGFRTRFGLTGHSMEVEADLATVGKAIGSGVAVAAVVGRPDLMALAEEGTVNRAGTYSGNPVATAAVTATFQVLRDLDYAALLARGERLRHGINSAFASYGRAVTTSGEGSVFTIWFADSPPSNYAETLDRANAVMTLKLHEALRRRGLLIMPFAFGRLYLSNAHTDGVIDEMIGIFEDAARDMAA, from the coding sequence ATGACGAAACATCTGGTTGGGGGAATCTCCAGCGCCGGGCGGGCCTTGCCACCCATGGACGGCAAACCCTTTGTCGCCCGACGGTCCCAAGGCGCCTATATCTGGGACGACAGACAGCGCCAGTATATCGATACGGCGCTCGGATTTGGGGCGACGGTGATCGGCCATGCGAATCCGCTGGTTGTCGAGGCAGTCACTGCCGCCCTGCGCAATGGGCCGATGCCGGCCTTTGCCCATGATGGAGAGGAGGAAGCTGCCGGCGTGCTGACCGCTGCGACGCAGCATTTGTCGCGGGCGATCTTTACCAATACCGGTAGCGAGGCCGTTCATCTCGCCTGCCGGCTCGCTCGCGCTGCCACGGGCCGCTCCTATATCGCAAAAATGGCTGCCGGCTATGACGGCTGGTATGACGACGTTACGCTAGGCCAGGCGGGATCCGCCGATGCGGCAATGCTCACAAACGCACGGCCGGTGCACGAGCGAACCACGCTGCTGCGCTTCAACGACTTCGATGATGTCGATCAACTGTTCGCAGAAAACAGTGACATCGCTGCCGTTATCCTGGAACCGATGCTGGCCAATGCGGGATGCATCCCGGCAGCGCCCGGATATCTTGCTCATGTGGAAGCGACGGCGCGGCGCCATGGCGCGCTTGTCATTCTCGATGAGGTGCTGATGGGATTTCGCACGCGTTTCGGGCTGACGGGGCATAGCATGGAGGTGGAAGCAGATCTGGCCACCGTCGGCAAAGCCATCGGCAGTGGCGTCGCAGTGGCCGCTGTCGTCGGTCGACCCGACCTCATGGCGCTTGCAGAAGAGGGTACAGTCAACCGCGCCGGGACTTACAGCGGCAATCCTGTGGCCACAGCCGCCGTCACCGCAACGTTTCAGGTTCTGAGAGACCTCGATTACGCCGCCTTGCTGGCGCGCGGCGAGCGGTTAAGGCATGGCATAAATTCAGCTTTTGCCAGTTATGGCAGGGCAGTTACAACCTCTGGGGAGGGCTCTGTGTTTACAATCTGGTTTGCCGATAGCCCGCCCTCGAACTACGCAGAGACGCTGGACAGGGCAAATGCCGTCATGACACTCAAACTTCATGAGGCGCTTCGCCGCCGCGGGCTGTTGATCATGCCGTTTGCCTTCGGTCGTCTCTATCTTTCCAATGCCCACACCGATGGCGTTATCGACGAGATGATCGGTATTTTTGAAGACGCAGCAAGAGACATGGCGGCCTAG
- a CDS encoding TRAP dicarboxylate transporter, DctP subunit (TIGRFAM: TRAP dicarboxylate transporter, DctP subunit~PFAM: TRAP dicarboxylate transporter- DctP subunit~KEGG: C4-dicarboxylate-binding protein) yields MLEFNIMRAHAGRLSMSTIAGIMLLCTGQANAETLRLAHASSSKSLIQEAVVMFADKLAGETKGGLTVQIFPDGQLGDEGPIADGVGSGSIDIGLGGVADAIDPKLNVVTLPFLFSDANAAHTFLDGPVGKKVFDTGADNGFKMLGALDSGFRQFATVSKSIATPEDIKGLKLRTPPNPVILATIEQLGALPQSIPFGEVYTSLQSHVVDGVEPEIRDFADQKWYESAKFLSVSNYIWTPNYWFMNKERFDALSPENQAAVTKAVEETTIWYRGKLDEVYAQVIEDLKSKGVTVTTVDTTPFRAMVDPVYVKFGAEWGDDLVSSVRSAAAGK; encoded by the coding sequence ATGTTAGAATTCAATATCATGCGGGCTCACGCCGGTCGCCTTTCCATGTCCACCATCGCCGGCATCATGTTGCTTTGCACCGGCCAAGCGAATGCCGAAACTCTTCGGCTCGCCCACGCATCGAGCTCGAAGAGCCTCATTCAGGAGGCTGTCGTCATGTTCGCCGACAAGCTCGCCGGCGAAACCAAGGGCGGCCTTACCGTCCAGATTTTTCCAGATGGTCAGTTGGGCGATGAGGGACCGATCGCCGATGGTGTCGGCTCCGGCTCCATCGATATCGGGTTAGGCGGCGTTGCCGATGCGATCGATCCGAAGCTCAACGTCGTCACCTTGCCGTTCTTGTTTTCCGATGCAAACGCAGCGCACACCTTTCTCGACGGACCAGTCGGGAAGAAGGTCTTCGACACGGGTGCCGACAACGGCTTCAAGATGCTCGGCGCGCTTGATTCCGGTTTCCGCCAATTTGCAACTGTCAGCAAATCAATCGCGACGCCGGAGGATATCAAGGGTCTGAAGCTGCGCACGCCGCCGAACCCCGTCATTCTCGCAACCATCGAACAGCTGGGTGCCCTGCCGCAATCGATTCCATTCGGGGAGGTCTATACCTCGCTGCAATCGCATGTGGTCGACGGCGTGGAGCCGGAAATACGCGATTTCGCGGATCAGAAATGGTACGAAAGCGCGAAGTTCCTATCGGTCTCGAACTATATCTGGACGCCGAATTACTGGTTCATGAACAAGGAGCGCTTCGACGCTCTGAGCCCGGAAAACCAGGCTGCGGTGACCAAGGCAGTCGAAGAGACGACGATCTGGTACCGCGGAAAACTCGACGAAGTCTATGCCCAGGTCATTGAGGACCTCAAGTCGAAGGGCGTCACCGTAACGACGGTGGACACGACACCCTTCCGTGCGATGGTTGATCCTGTCTATGTGAAATTCGGGGCGGAATGGGGCGACGATCTGGTGTCGTCCGTGCGCTCGGCAGCAGCCGGAAAATAG
- a CDS encoding Aromatic-amino-acid transaminase (PFAM: aminotransferase class I and II~KEGG: aromatic-amino-acid transaminase) yields MFDDLIMPPADKILSLMPIFRQDSRSNKIDLGVGVYRDASGTTPIPRAVREAEKRIHTAQTTKAYVGPAGDPVFCDLIGRLVFGEAAPWERIRGIQTPGGAGALTVLAGLISLARPGAAVHVPDPTWVNHVSILEDNRLRVVTYPYLDRRTGEVDFDALLDHFSRSERGDIVLLHGCCHNPTGADPSRSQWQALAEIIAERGLVPLVDIAYQGFGEGLEDDAFVVRLLTGMVPEMLVSSSCSKNFGIYRERTGAAFILAANADRADAAKAQLTVRARLVYSMPPDHGAAIVRTVLEDPALSADWRAELDDMRSSILSLRQGLAASFRRFTNGSDYDFLAKNKGMISLIGLTPGEAVMLREQHAIYIVEDGRINVAGLQASQIDTFAEAVLAVRGKR; encoded by the coding sequence ATGTTCGATGATCTGATAATGCCGCCAGCCGACAAGATCCTGTCGTTGATGCCGATTTTCCGGCAGGACAGTCGTTCGAACAAGATCGATCTCGGCGTCGGAGTCTACCGGGACGCCTCCGGTACGACGCCGATCCCGCGGGCGGTGAGGGAGGCAGAAAAGCGAATCCATACCGCGCAGACGACCAAAGCCTATGTCGGCCCGGCCGGAGATCCTGTTTTCTGCGATCTCATCGGCAGGCTTGTCTTCGGCGAAGCCGCGCCGTGGGAGCGAATTCGCGGCATCCAGACGCCGGGCGGAGCAGGCGCCTTGACGGTGCTCGCCGGCCTGATCTCCCTGGCGCGCCCGGGTGCTGCGGTCCATGTGCCCGACCCGACCTGGGTGAACCATGTGTCGATCCTCGAAGACAACCGGCTTCGGGTCGTCACTTACCCTTACCTCGATCGCCGAACAGGCGAGGTGGATTTCGACGCCCTGCTCGATCATTTCTCACGGTCGGAGCGGGGCGACATCGTGTTGCTGCACGGCTGCTGCCACAATCCGACCGGCGCCGACCCGAGCCGTTCGCAATGGCAGGCGCTGGCAGAGATCATCGCCGAGCGCGGGCTCGTTCCGCTGGTCGATATCGCTTATCAGGGGTTTGGCGAGGGTCTCGAGGACGATGCCTTCGTGGTACGGCTGCTCACCGGCATGGTTCCGGAAATGCTCGTCTCCTCGTCATGCTCGAAGAATTTCGGAATCTATCGCGAGCGTACGGGTGCCGCATTCATTCTCGCCGCGAACGCGGATCGGGCGGATGCAGCCAAGGCGCAACTCACAGTGCGAGCCCGTCTCGTCTATTCGATGCCGCCGGATCATGGCGCGGCTATCGTTCGCACCGTCCTGGAAGACCCGGCGCTTTCGGCCGACTGGCGCGCCGAACTGGACGATATGCGCTCCAGCATTCTGTCGCTGCGCCAGGGGCTTGCTGCCTCGTTCCGGCGTTTCACCAATGGCAGCGACTACGATTTCCTCGCCAAGAACAAAGGCATGATTTCGCTGATCGGCCTGACACCCGGAGAAGCCGTGATGCTGCGCGAGCAGCACGCGATCTACATCGTCGAGGACGGACGCATCAATGTCGCCGGGCTGCAGGCCAGCCAGATCGACACCTTTGCGGAAGCCGTTCTGGCAGTTCGCGGGAAACGCTGA
- a CDS encoding histidine ammonia-lyase (KEGG: hutH; histidine ammonia-lyase; K01745 histidine ammonia-lyase~TIGRFAM: histidine ammonia-lyase~PFAM: phenylalanine/histidine ammonia-lyase), whose translation MNAIILDGDSLTIKDTVRIARQGAKVALADAARAEIIKVRNYIEENWLTENAPPTYGFNTGVGKLKDYAINQADNDRFQRNIVLSHCSGIGEPASEEIVRAMMAVRINAFCLGVSGLRIEVVDRLVEMLNRGVHPVVPIQGSVGASGDLAPLAHMVSVLIGYEEAEAYYQGERMPAPQALEKAGIFPIAFDLKAKDCLALINGNSLCAAMAVLNLHDAEMLMKTADAAGALSLEAIRGEQAAFDPRIHLVRKQPGQIATAENIRRIIEGSRRTTEAARAVRLEDDILHPKHTARIQDQYSFRCLPQVHGSCRDQLEHAKELITRELNAATDNPLVFWNELGALEFLSGGNFHCEPIAFAMDLLTIALVEIGNISERRLFSLCDTTLNYGLPPNLAGKPIGLNYGYGIISTAAASVASENKTLAFPAVADTIPTKSSQEDHVSMATWACRKTRQVVDNMPKILGVECLLAARAIFLTEEALGGYKLGTGSQALYDALRDAIPFQQEDSYMPKQTTPALEIVRSGAFLETIENKIGALK comes from the coding sequence ATGAACGCCATAATTCTAGACGGTGACAGCCTGACGATCAAAGATACCGTTCGCATCGCGCGCCAGGGCGCCAAGGTCGCGCTCGCCGATGCAGCCCGCGCCGAAATCATCAAGGTGAGAAACTATATCGAGGAAAACTGGCTGACCGAAAACGCGCCGCCGACCTACGGTTTCAATACCGGCGTCGGCAAGCTCAAGGATTATGCCATCAACCAGGCCGATAACGACCGCTTCCAGCGCAATATCGTGCTCTCTCATTGCTCCGGCATCGGAGAGCCGGCGTCGGAAGAAATCGTCCGCGCCATGATGGCCGTCCGCATCAACGCCTTCTGCCTCGGAGTTTCCGGCCTGCGGATCGAGGTGGTTGATCGTCTTGTTGAGATGTTGAACCGCGGCGTTCACCCTGTGGTGCCGATCCAGGGGTCGGTCGGCGCGTCTGGCGATCTGGCGCCGCTCGCGCACATGGTTTCGGTGCTGATCGGCTATGAGGAGGCGGAAGCCTATTACCAGGGCGAACGCATGCCGGCGCCGCAGGCGCTGGAAAAAGCCGGCATTTTCCCAATTGCTTTCGATCTCAAGGCGAAGGACTGCCTTGCCCTCATCAATGGCAACAGCCTCTGCGCGGCCATGGCGGTTCTCAACCTCCACGACGCCGAGATGCTGATGAAGACAGCCGATGCGGCCGGCGCGCTCAGTCTGGAGGCGATCCGCGGCGAGCAGGCGGCGTTCGATCCCCGCATTCATCTTGTGCGCAAGCAGCCCGGGCAGATCGCAACTGCGGAAAATATCCGTCGCATTATCGAGGGCAGCCGTCGCACGACCGAGGCGGCGCGTGCGGTGCGCCTCGAGGACGATATCCTGCATCCGAAACACACCGCTCGAATCCAGGATCAGTATTCCTTCCGTTGCCTGCCGCAGGTGCATGGAAGCTGCCGCGACCAGTTGGAGCACGCCAAGGAGCTGATCACGCGCGAGCTCAACGCCGCGACCGATAATCCGCTCGTCTTCTGGAACGAACTCGGCGCGCTGGAATTTCTGTCCGGCGGCAACTTTCATTGCGAACCCATCGCTTTTGCCATGGACTTGCTGACCATCGCTTTGGTGGAAATCGGCAATATTTCCGAGCGCCGCCTGTTCTCGCTCTGCGACACGACATTGAACTACGGCCTGCCGCCGAACCTTGCCGGCAAGCCGATCGGCCTGAATTACGGCTATGGCATCATCTCGACGGCTGCGGCGTCCGTCGCATCGGAAAACAAGACGCTGGCTTTCCCCGCCGTTGCCGATACCATCCCGACCAAGAGCAGCCAGGAAGACCATGTTTCGATGGCGACATGGGCATGCCGCAAGACGCGTCAGGTGGTCGACAACATGCCGAAGATCCTTGGTGTCGAATGCCTGCTTGCGGCCCGCGCCATCTTCCTGACCGAAGAGGCACTCGGCGGCTACAAGCTCGGGACCGGCAGCCAGGCGCTCTATGACGCGCTTCGCGACGCGATCCCGTTCCAGCAGGAGGACAGCTACATGCCCAAGCAGACCACACCGGCTCTCGAGATCGTGCGGTCCGGCGCATTTCTCGAGACCATCGAGAACAAGATCGGCGCCCTGAAATAG
- a CDS encoding Adenine deaminase (PFAM: amidohydrolase~KEGG: ade; adenine deaminase; K01486 adenine deaminase) — protein sequence MSTLTRFSVQPLSTMTRRLADVASARREPDLVIQGARVLSTYSERFLDGREVWISGGRIAAVKPAGSYRGASAKLYDARGGIIAPGLVDPHIHIESSMVTACAYAEAALLNGTTTIFCDSHEIGNVMDVAGVEAMLEDARQAPLSIFLTVPSTVPATTPDLETAGGDLTPDKIAALFDKWPEAVALGEKMDFVPVAMGDERSHAILAAALERGRPVSGHVYGREFVAAYAASGVTDTHEAIDRDIADDLLEAGVWIFLRGGPPTTPWHSLPQAIKTITELGASHKRVAVCTDDRDAEDLLAFGLDWVTREAVKYGMRPEQAWAMGSLHGATRFGMEGEIGGLGGGRRADLVLLSDDLTPVSTWYGGELVVDGKKITPILDEALSKPYRYPDAAYHTVKLPKNLKLTPDLPIETVVAHTIKTELPGITLGHVTVTLEPANDWQAHFDKHDLCFVTVVERHGKSAGNVAHGLLNGFGLKQGAVASSVGHDSHNIIVAGTNAADMQVALDAIEEKQGGVCVVMDGKVTAMVPLPIAGLLSDKRVHQVADEVKALKLEWEKAGCTIAYMGFNLIPLSVIPEIRITDKGLVLVPEMVISPLFE from the coding sequence ATGAGCACGCTTACCCGCTTCTCCGTTCAGCCGCTCTCGACCATGACCCGCCGTCTTGCCGATGTCGCCTCCGCTCGTCGCGAACCCGACCTGGTCATCCAGGGCGCACGCGTCTTGTCCACCTATTCGGAGCGCTTTCTCGACGGACGCGAAGTCTGGATTTCGGGGGGCCGCATCGCAGCCGTGAAGCCGGCCGGCAGCTACAGGGGCGCGAGCGCCAAGCTCTACGACGCCAGGGGCGGCATCATCGCGCCCGGTCTGGTCGATCCGCATATCCATATCGAATCCTCGATGGTGACGGCCTGCGCCTATGCCGAAGCGGCGCTCCTCAACGGCACGACGACGATCTTCTGCGACAGCCACGAGATCGGCAATGTCATGGACGTCGCCGGCGTCGAGGCCATGCTCGAGGATGCACGGCAGGCGCCGCTGTCGATCTTCCTGACCGTGCCGAGCACCGTGCCGGCGACGACGCCGGATCTGGAAACAGCCGGTGGCGACCTGACACCGGACAAGATCGCCGCCCTGTTCGACAAGTGGCCGGAAGCCGTGGCTCTCGGTGAGAAGATGGATTTTGTCCCCGTTGCAATGGGCGACGAGCGCAGCCATGCGATCCTGGCTGCAGCACTCGAGCGCGGCAGGCCGGTGTCGGGCCATGTCTACGGACGGGAGTTCGTTGCCGCCTATGCCGCATCCGGCGTCACCGACACGCATGAAGCTATCGACCGCGACATTGCCGACGACCTGCTGGAAGCCGGCGTGTGGATCTTCCTGCGCGGCGGCCCGCCGACGACCCCCTGGCATTCGCTGCCGCAGGCGATCAAGACGATCACCGAGCTCGGCGCCTCCCACAAGCGCGTTGCCGTCTGCACCGACGACCGTGATGCGGAAGATCTGCTCGCCTTCGGCCTGGACTGGGTAACGCGCGAAGCCGTGAAATACGGCATGAGGCCGGAACAGGCCTGGGCGATGGGTTCGCTGCACGGCGCGACGCGGTTCGGCATGGAAGGCGAAATCGGCGGTCTGGGCGGCGGACGCCGCGCCGACCTGGTGCTTCTCAGCGACGACCTTACGCCTGTTAGCACCTGGTATGGCGGCGAGCTCGTCGTCGACGGCAAGAAGATCACGCCGATCCTCGACGAAGCCCTGTCGAAACCGTATCGCTATCCGGACGCCGCCTACCACACGGTCAAGCTGCCAAAAAATCTCAAGCTGACACCGGACCTACCGATAGAGACGGTCGTCGCTCATACGATCAAGACGGAGCTGCCTGGCATCACCCTCGGCCATGTCACCGTCACGCTGGAACCGGCCAATGACTGGCAAGCCCATTTCGACAAGCACGACCTCTGCTTCGTGACGGTGGTAGAACGTCACGGCAAGTCTGCCGGCAATGTCGCCCACGGACTGCTCAATGGCTTCGGGCTCAAACAAGGCGCTGTCGCATCCTCGGTCGGCCACGACAGCCACAACATCATCGTCGCCGGCACCAATGCCGCGGACATGCAGGTGGCGCTCGACGCGATCGAAGAAAAGCAGGGTGGCGTCTGTGTCGTGATGGACGGCAAGGTGACGGCCATGGTGCCGCTGCCGATCGCCGGGCTTTTGTCCGACAAGCGCGTGCACCAGGTCGCCGACGAGGTAAAGGCCTTGAAGCTCGAATGGGAAAAGGCAGGCTGCACCATCGCCTATATGGGCTTCAACCTTATCCCGCTGTCGGTCATCCCGGAAATCCGGATAACCGACAAGGGCCTGGTGCTGGTGCCGGAAATGGTGATCTCGCCGCTCTTCGAATAG
- a CDS encoding hypothetical protein (KEGG: rec:RHECIAT_CH0000226 hypothetical protein), translating to MTIEELIDLQEAGSRARVLGLKAHENPYLAAHRMPTGDTSALGDWLARHDAWKFGWEAEDASREGRIAAHFKELISIAKRGALDA from the coding sequence ATGACGATTGAAGAGCTGATCGATTTACAGGAAGCAGGCTCAAGGGCGCGGGTGCTCGGCCTGAAGGCTCACGAAAACCCATACCTCGCCGCCCATAGGATGCCGACTGGTGATACCAGCGCCCTCGGGGATTGGCTTGCGCGTCACGACGCGTGGAAGTTCGGTTGGGAAGCGGAGGACGCTAGCCGCGAAGGTAGGATTGCTGCGCACTTCAAGGAGCTGATCTCGATTGCCAAACGAGGTGCGCTCGATGCGTAA